From Primulina tabacum isolate GXHZ01 chromosome 2, ASM2559414v2, whole genome shotgun sequence, one genomic window encodes:
- the LOC142537184 gene encoding uncharacterized protein LOC142537184 → MEGVTTPPGYSRNSSQSSSFLTPLLISMVGIVATSVAIIVYHLFLVKYCLRWRRQEPVDTVARAVPVVSAGVEKKVLDSIPVLAFSSVKGGDLYLRLDKEECVVCLGELEDEDLVRLLPNCKHAFHVRCVDQWFLAHTSCPLCRSSILTQDNPKEIPADTEPTNYNPGEEAYHTPDNRETSLPCVRPFGRLRHCMSLELPHAVEMKSPARPVAGLNRSISMDPSFAVINIQNEGEFIVNNPGTASSSSRSKMKRSESYRTRPVNQIDRMSSKLMRSFSRLRLGKGGQVGPILPY, encoded by the coding sequence ATGGAGGGAGTGACTACACCGCCTGGATATTCACGAAATAGCTCACAGTCCAGTTCGTTTCTAACGCCATTGCTGATCTCCATGGTGGGCATAGTTGCCACATCTGTAGCCATAATCGTGTACCATTTATTCCTCGTCAAGTACTGCTTGCGATGGCGGCGACAAGAACCCGTCGACACGGTGGCGCGAGCCGTGCCGGTGGTCTCTGCCGGGGTGGAGAAGAAAGTCCTCGACTCCATCCCTGTTCTCGCGTTCTCCTCCGTGAAAGGCGGCGACCTTTACCTCCGGTTAGATAAAGAAGAATGCGTCGTGTGTCTAGGGGAATTGGAGGACGAAGATCTTGTCCGATTATTGCCTAACTGCAAGCACGCTTTTCATGTTCGGTGCGTCGATCAATGGTTTCTTGCCCACACGAGCTGCCCCTTGTGCAGGTCTTCGATTCTGACGCAAGACAATCCCAAAGAAATTCCGGCAGATACCGAGCCGACAAATTACAATCCTGGTGAAGAAGCTTATCACACGCCGGATAACAGGGAAACATCGCTGCCGTGTGTACGACCTTTTGGCCGTCTCCGCCACTGTATGTCGTTGGAACTTCCGCACGCGGTGGAGATGAAGTCTCCGGCACGTCCCGTCGCAGGATTGAACCGATCAATTTCAATGGACCCGTCTTTTGCTGTGATTAACATCCAAAATGAAGGAGAATTCATAGTGAATAATCCTGGGACTGCTTCATCTTCTTCGAGAAGTAAAATGAAGAGGAGTGAATCGTATAGAACGAGACCAGTGAACCAAATCGATCGTATGTCGTCAAAGTTGATGAGATCATTTTCACGGTTACGATTGGGGAAGGGGGGTCAAGTCGGGCCTATTCTTCCATACTGA